The Aquidulcibacter paucihalophilus genome has a window encoding:
- the rplC gene encoding 50S ribosomal protein L3 yields MRTGVIAKKLGMTRVFAEDGAHVPVTILQLDGCQVVGQRTQERDGYVALQLGAGSKKAKNTNKAQRESFAKLEVEPKAYVTEFRIDADAMMEVGSEFSADHFVAGQKVDVQAETIGKGFAGAMKRWNFGGLRATHGVSVSHRSHGSTGQRQDPGKTFKGKKMAGHYGTEVVTTQNLTVFRVDVERGLLLIKGAVPGHEGTWVKVRDAIKKARPADAPFPGGVKSKGGSAAAAQPAETPAEEAPAVETTEGGEA; encoded by the coding sequence ATGCGCACGGGCGTGATCGCCAAGAAACTGGGTATGACGCGTGTCTTCGCTGAAGACGGCGCGCATGTTCCAGTCACGATCTTGCAGCTGGATGGCTGTCAGGTCGTGGGTCAGCGGACTCAGGAGCGGGACGGCTACGTCGCCCTGCAGCTGGGTGCTGGCTCCAAAAAGGCCAAGAATACCAACAAGGCTCAGCGCGAATCTTTCGCCAAGCTTGAAGTTGAACCCAAGGCCTATGTCACCGAGTTCCGCATCGATGCGGACGCCATGATGGAAGTGGGCTCCGAGTTCTCGGCTGACCACTTCGTCGCCGGCCAGAAGGTCGACGTCCAGGCCGAGACCATCGGCAAGGGCTTCGCCGGCGCCATGAAGCGCTGGAACTTCGGCGGTCTGCGGGCGACCCACGGCGTCTCGGTCTCGCACCGTTCGCACGGTTCGACCGGTCAGCGTCAGGATCCGGGCAAGACGTTCAAGGGCAAGAAGATGGCCGGCCACTACGGCACGGAAGTCGTCACCACCCAGAACCTCACCGTGTTCCGCGTCGACGTCGAGCGTGGCCTGCTGCTGATCAAGGGCGCTGTCCCCGGTCACGAAGGCACCTGGGTCAAGGTTCGCGACGCCATCAAGAAGGCCCGTCCGGCCGACGCCCCGTTCCCCGGTGGCGTGAAGTCCAAGGGCGGTTCGGCTGCTGCGGCTCAACCGGCTGAAACGCCGGCTGAAGAGGCCCCGGCCGTCGAAACCACCGAAGGCGGTGAAGCGTAA
- the rpsJ gene encoding 30S ribosomal protein S10, which yields MDQSIRIRLKAFDHRVLDFSTREIVNTAKRTGATVRGPIPLPTLIEKFTVNRSPHVDKKSREQFEIRTHKRVLDIVDPTPQTVDALMKLDLSAGVDVEIKI from the coding sequence ATGGATCAAAGCATCCGCATCAGGCTCAAGGCCTTCGATCACCGCGTCCTCGACTTTTCGACGCGCGAAATCGTCAACACGGCCAAGCGCACCGGCGCGACCGTTCGCGGTCCGATCCCGCTGCCGACCCTGATCGAAAAGTTCACCGTGAACCGCTCGCCGCACGTCGACAAGAAGTCGCGCGAGCAGTTTGAAATCCGCACGCACAAGCGTGTCCTCGATATCGTCGACCCCACCCCGCAGACTGTGGACGCGCTCATGAAGCTCGACCTGTCCGCCGGTGTGGATGTCGAGATCAAGATTTAA